A genomic segment from Thermotoga neapolitana DSM 4359 encodes:
- a CDS encoding MFS transporter, with amino-acid sequence MSKKQAFLFIILLGLVSLFADITYEGARSIVGPFMKTLGASAATLGFAVGLGELIGYAFRLVSGVLSDVTKKYWLFTILGYTVNLLAVPMLAFAGNWQVALALILMERFGKALRTPARDTLLSFAAEEIGTGKSFGIHEALDQVGAILGPLSVTFALAFGKSYRFCFFVLFIPALVALALLLTARIVFPSTRIEKVKKVRSADRNLGRTYWFYLLVVSMIAFGFADFPLIAYHMKNFETTKDFLVPAVYSLAMAVDAVSALVFGYLFDRKGFPALLYPVLLSAFFPIFSFSGYFPLIFAGTVLWGIGMGAQESIMRAAVAKIVSQEKRGFAYGMFFTVYGVFWFLGSWILGILYDTNRLYLILVSLFSQLIAFALLFRFKRTAG; translated from the coding sequence ATGTCGAAAAAACAGGCTTTTCTGTTCATCATACTCCTTGGACTGGTCAGTCTCTTTGCGGACATAACGTACGAAGGAGCAAGAAGCATCGTGGGACCATTCATGAAAACTCTCGGAGCGAGTGCCGCAACACTGGGTTTCGCCGTAGGATTGGGAGAGCTGATAGGATACGCCTTTCGGCTTGTATCTGGTGTTTTGAGCGACGTTACCAAAAAGTATTGGCTCTTCACCATCCTCGGCTACACTGTGAACCTTCTGGCCGTTCCCATGCTTGCCTTTGCAGGAAACTGGCAGGTGGCACTCGCTTTGATCCTAATGGAAAGATTTGGAAAGGCATTGAGAACACCCGCAAGAGACACGCTCCTTTCCTTTGCAGCAGAAGAAATTGGAACAGGCAAGAGTTTTGGAATTCACGAAGCACTGGATCAGGTGGGAGCCATCCTGGGTCCACTTTCGGTCACCTTTGCTCTTGCCTTTGGAAAAAGTTACAGGTTTTGCTTTTTCGTACTCTTCATACCCGCCCTTGTCGCGCTCGCTCTTCTTCTCACAGCACGCATTGTGTTCCCTTCTACCCGGATCGAAAAGGTGAAGAAAGTCAGGTCCGCCGATCGAAATCTAGGACGTACATACTGGTTCTACCTGCTCGTTGTTTCGATGATAGCGTTTGGATTTGCTGATTTTCCTCTGATCGCGTACCACATGAAGAACTTTGAAACCACAAAAGATTTTCTCGTTCCTGCCGTGTATTCCCTTGCGATGGCAGTTGATGCCGTGAGTGCCCTCGTTTTCGGATATCTCTTCGACAGAAAAGGCTTTCCAGCGCTTCTTTATCCTGTTCTTCTTTCTGCCTTCTTTCCGATATTTTCGTTTTCCGGATACTTCCCTCTCATCTTCGCAGGAACAGTTCTGTGGGGTATAGGCATGGGTGCTCAGGAGTCGATCATGAGGGCAGCCGTTGCGAAGATAGTTTCACAGGAAAAGCGTGGCTTTGCTTACGGAATGTTCTTTACGGTGTACGGAGTGTTCTGGTTTCTGGGATCGTGGATTCTGGGAATCCTTTACGATACCAATCGACTTTATCTGATTCTTGTTTCTCTCTTCTCTCAATTGATAGCCTTCGCTCTTCTTTTCAGGTTCAAAAGAACAGCAGGTTGA
- a CDS encoding M20 family metallopeptidase: MKWMEIYEKLVNTDTGPDLSMEEKLNRTSFLAEILEKLGFRVERRKAAHVAFLGEPPYVTLIGHLDTVFPEGESRKRPFSVDGSIARGPGVCDMKGGVVILLEALERFLKEDEANLCVVLNVDEELGSPVSRDTFEEIAAMSSHCLSFEPGRENGELISSRKGIISLWLFAHGKKGHASRPDEGVNAITEISFKVLELSSLNGKFPNLTINPTVVRGGAESNVTPDKAEVYFDIRYYEDKEFEFLKKTLEKISTVHPEATVSYRMKIRRSPMKEDPAFISTVKEAAEEIGMKPVFVRATGGGDVAFFSQRGIPSVDGLGIPGGRMHSEEEYARINLFEERVNLVVHLLKKIRR, encoded by the coding sequence ATGAAATGGATGGAAATCTACGAAAAACTCGTTAACACGGATACTGGTCCCGATCTTTCCATGGAAGAAAAACTGAACAGAACATCGTTTCTGGCGGAGATTCTGGAGAAACTCGGATTCAGGGTAGAGAGAAGAAAAGCCGCTCATGTTGCCTTCCTTGGAGAGCCTCCTTACGTAACCCTAATAGGTCACCTCGATACGGTGTTTCCCGAGGGAGAATCGAGGAAAAGACCTTTCAGTGTGGATGGAAGCATCGCAAGAGGTCCCGGCGTCTGTGATATGAAGGGAGGAGTGGTGATTCTCCTTGAAGCCCTCGAGAGGTTCCTGAAGGAAGACGAAGCGAATCTCTGTGTTGTGTTGAACGTGGACGAAGAACTTGGATCTCCTGTAAGCAGGGACACTTTTGAGGAAATCGCTGCGATGAGTTCTCATTGCCTTTCCTTTGAACCGGGAAGAGAAAACGGAGAACTCATCTCTTCCAGAAAAGGAATCATCTCTCTCTGGTTGTTTGCACACGGAAAGAAGGGACACGCCTCAAGACCAGACGAGGGTGTGAACGCCATAACGGAGATCTCTTTCAAGGTGCTTGAACTTTCTTCTTTGAACGGGAAGTTTCCCAATTTGACGATAAATCCCACCGTTGTTAGAGGAGGCGCCGAAAGCAACGTTACACCAGATAAGGCGGAAGTTTACTTTGACATCAGGTATTACGAGGACAAGGAATTCGAGTTTTTGAAGAAAACTCTGGAGAAGATCTCCACCGTGCACCCTGAGGCAACGGTCTCCTACAGGATGAAGATCAGAAGGTCTCCCATGAAGGAAGATCCGGCCTTTATCAGTACGGTGAAAGAAGCGGCCGAAGAGATCGGGATGAAGCCCGTTTTTGTGAGGGCGACGGGTGGGGGAGATGTGGCGTTTTTCTCGCAGAGGGGAATTCCTTCTGTGGACGGACTCGGAATACCGGGAGGAAGAATGCACTCTGAGGAGGAATACGCAAGAATCAACCTTTTTGAAGAAAGGGTGAACCTTGTCGTTCACCTTCTGAAAAAGATCCGGAGGTGA
- a CDS encoding pyruvate carboxylase subunit B — MFVDTTLRDGHQSLIATRMKTEDMLPALEAFDRMNFHSMEVWGGATFDVAVRFLNEDPWERLKKIRKGLKNTRIQMLLRGQNLVGYRHYADDVVELFIKKVAEYGLDIIRIFDALNDERNLQKAIEESKKHGLHVQGAISYTVSPVHTLEYYLEFARKLVDMGVDSICIKDMAGLLTPKRAYELVKALKEKFSVPVEVHSHCTTGFAPLAYQAAFEAGADFFDTAISPFSMGTSQPAFESMYYAFKGNGKEDFDREALKFLVEHFTKVRARYVEYDVGMKYPDSRIIFSQIPGGMYSNLLKQLKEQRMEHLLDKVLEEVPRVQKDLGYPPLVTPTSQIVGVQAFLNVVYGRYERITNETKNYVKGLYGRPPAPIDPELVKKILGDEKPIDCRPADLLEPELEKAREELGVLVETDEDLLIAVILGEVGKKFLRKRYEEKIGVDFNYLESLSDFTDDMPVYPI, encoded by the coding sequence ATGTTTGTAGATACAACTCTTCGGGATGGCCATCAATCACTCATTGCTACGAGAATGAAAACAGAAGATATGTTGCCTGCCCTTGAGGCTTTCGACAGGATGAACTTTCACTCCATGGAAGTCTGGGGCGGTGCGACCTTCGACGTTGCGGTCAGGTTTTTGAACGAAGATCCCTGGGAGAGATTGAAGAAGATAAGAAAAGGATTGAAGAACACCAGAATTCAGATGCTTCTGAGGGGGCAGAACCTTGTTGGCTACAGACACTACGCGGACGATGTGGTGGAACTCTTCATAAAGAAGGTGGCCGAGTATGGACTCGATATCATCAGAATCTTCGATGCTCTGAACGACGAAAGAAACCTTCAAAAAGCGATAGAAGAGTCGAAAAAACACGGTCTTCATGTTCAGGGAGCGATCAGTTACACTGTGAGTCCTGTTCACACCCTCGAGTACTACCTTGAATTTGCAAGAAAGCTTGTGGACATGGGTGTGGATTCCATCTGCATAAAGGACATGGCAGGTCTTCTTACACCGAAGAGGGCTTACGAGCTTGTGAAGGCGTTGAAGGAGAAGTTCTCCGTTCCTGTGGAGGTTCACTCTCACTGTACAACCGGCTTTGCACCTCTTGCATACCAGGCGGCCTTTGAGGCAGGTGCAGATTTCTTCGACACGGCCATCTCTCCCTTCTCGATGGGAACGTCTCAACCTGCCTTTGAATCCATGTACTACGCCTTCAAAGGAAACGGAAAAGAGGATTTCGACAGAGAGGCTTTGAAATTCCTGGTGGAACACTTCACCAAAGTGAGGGCCAGGTATGTTGAATACGACGTGGGAATGAAGTATCCTGACTCCAGGATCATATTCTCCCAGATCCCAGGAGGGATGTACTCCAATCTCCTGAAGCAGTTGAAAGAACAGAGAATGGAGCATCTTCTGGACAAGGTGCTGGAGGAGGTTCCCCGGGTTCAGAAGGACCTGGGATATCCCCCACTTGTCACACCGACGAGTCAAATCGTTGGTGTTCAGGCCTTTTTGAACGTCGTCTACGGAAGATACGAGAGGATAACCAACGAGACGAAAAATTATGTGAAAGGGCTCTACGGAAGACCCCCTGCACCGATAGACCCGGAACTGGTGAAAAAGATTCTTGGTGACGAAAAACCCATAGACTGCAGGCCTGCTGACCTACTGGAACCCGAACTGGAAAAGGCAAGAGAAGAACTTGGTGTTCTTGTAGAAACGGATGAAGATCTTCTCATAGCCGTCATTCTTGGAGAAGTTGGAAAGAAATTTCTGAGGAAAAGATACGAGGAAAAGATAGGTGTGGATTTCAACTATCTGGAGTCTCTCTCTGATTTCACCGACGACATGCCCGTGTACCCTATTTGA
- a CDS encoding sensor histidine kinase, with the protein MIALRTFLITFLVNTTLLSIFWGSKVNFIDVAIFSFFSALLVSVATQVLVSKRLLKLRESISRKQTFDDFLNDEITKLSEEINTLVQNTVIQEKETERLKDVVTGFVHDVKSLLWNEVKDESLQRIVEEFYEFAKIEAGIERLRKEPVNLVELVNDVAERFPERVFLDYEEEITIQADPTKLFRAFYNVIENAVKYSTGPVRVHVRKDRVVIKSPGPEIPYEVRANLFEKKKKSRGTGMGLYLSRQFFEMHGFKIAYRREGESNVFEVQIGYTGMSSVKSERDSR; encoded by the coding sequence ATGATCGCTCTGCGCACGTTTCTCATCACGTTTCTTGTGAACACCACTCTTCTCAGCATCTTCTGGGGTTCCAAGGTGAACTTCATAGATGTTGCAATCTTTTCTTTTTTCTCTGCACTTCTGGTGAGTGTTGCCACGCAAGTTCTTGTGAGCAAACGCCTCCTGAAACTCAGAGAATCCATTTCCAGAAAGCAAACGTTCGACGACTTCCTGAACGACGAGATCACAAAACTCTCAGAGGAAATCAACACACTCGTTCAGAACACTGTCATCCAGGAAAAAGAAACCGAAAGGTTGAAAGATGTTGTAACCGGCTTTGTTCACGATGTGAAATCGCTACTGTGGAACGAAGTCAAAGACGAGAGTCTTCAAAGGATCGTGGAGGAATTCTACGAGTTCGCAAAAATCGAGGCCGGTATCGAAAGACTGAGAAAAGAACCGGTGAACCTGGTGGAACTTGTAAACGACGTTGCGGAAAGATTTCCAGAAAGGGTCTTTCTCGATTACGAAGAAGAAATAACGATCCAGGCAGATCCCACAAAGCTCTTCAGAGCCTTCTACAACGTGATAGAGAACGCCGTGAAATATTCCACAGGACCGGTCCGTGTCCACGTGAGAAAGGACAGGGTGGTTATAAAAAGCCCCGGACCAGAGATACCCTATGAGGTCCGTGCGAATCTGTTCGAAAAGAAGAAAAAAAGCAGAGGCACAGGCATGGGCCTATACCTCTCAAGACAGTTCTTCGAAATGCACGGCTTCAAGATTGCCTACAGAAGAGAAGGAGAAAGCAACGTCTTCGAAGTTCAAATAGGGTACACGGGCATGTCGTCGGTGAAATCAGAGAGAGACTCCAGATAG
- a CDS encoding response regulator transcription factor, with amino-acid sequence MWKIAVVDDDGKILEILSVKLSKLGHVETFLTGEDFLNSEEIFHVVVLDVKLPDYSGYELCRMIKEEHPETWVILLTLLSDDESVLKGFEAGADDYVTKPFNPDILLARVKRFLERQKKNLYDFGELKVDATGATVYLKGKRIHLPRREFEILLFLVENAGKVVTREKLLETFWEEPVSPRAVDTVIKRIRKAIEDDPNRPRYIKTVWGIGYTFVGGER; translated from the coding sequence ATGTGGAAAATTGCCGTTGTCGATGATGATGGAAAAATTCTGGAGATCCTCAGTGTAAAACTTTCAAAACTGGGACACGTGGAAACCTTTCTCACCGGAGAGGACTTCCTCAACAGTGAGGAAATTTTCCACGTTGTGGTCCTCGATGTGAAACTGCCAGATTACAGTGGATACGAACTCTGCCGGATGATAAAAGAGGAACACCCTGAAACCTGGGTGATACTCCTCACACTGCTTTCGGACGACGAGAGCGTTCTGAAGGGTTTCGAAGCAGGGGCAGACGACTACGTAACAAAGCCCTTCAACCCGGATATCCTCCTTGCGAGGGTGAAAAGATTCCTGGAGAGGCAAAAGAAGAATCTCTACGATTTCGGTGAATTGAAAGTGGATGCAACCGGGGCAACCGTTTATCTGAAAGGGAAGAGGATACATCTTCCCAGGAGAGAATTCGAGATTCTTCTTTTTCTTGTGGAAAACGCAGGAAAGGTCGTGACGAGAGAAAAACTCCTGGAGACGTTCTGGGAAGAGCCTGTTTCACCGAGGGCCGTCGACACAGTGATAAAAAGGATCAGAAAAGCCATAGAAGACGACCCGAACAGGCCCAGGTACATAAAAACGGTCTGGGGGATAGGATACACCTTTGTGGGGGGAGAAAGATGA
- a CDS encoding metal ABC transporter permease: MNFFHDLVQYEFLRTAFIGGVLTAILAGIVSPFVVFKRMEFIGDGTAHAVFAGLALSALLGGDPRLISFATALVFALAVTLFSRSKLHESSAIGILLPLFMAIGVVLFSVSGRYQTDVMGFLFGDVLLVNRSDVMLTSLILVINTVLISLFRWEIKYFIVDEKMARFYGIKTGLVRLLITSFIAITVVATVKVVGVILTGALLILPGLVARTFGKSFKSLILISTVFNVLTFFSGFLVAYILNLPPGPVIVIVAFVSFIPMLKFS, translated from the coding sequence TTGAACTTCTTCCATGATCTCGTCCAGTACGAATTTTTGAGAACAGCTTTCATCGGTGGTGTGCTCACTGCCATCCTGGCAGGAATTGTCTCCCCCTTTGTGGTGTTCAAGAGAATGGAGTTCATAGGGGATGGGACGGCACACGCGGTCTTTGCCGGTCTTGCGCTATCTGCTCTCCTTGGTGGTGATCCCAGACTGATCTCTTTTGCCACAGCGCTGGTTTTTGCCCTCGCCGTGACTCTTTTTTCCCGCTCAAAGCTCCACGAAAGCAGTGCCATAGGTATCCTTCTTCCGCTCTTCATGGCCATCGGTGTTGTGTTGTTTTCCGTCTCGGGAAGATACCAAACGGATGTGATGGGATTTTTGTTCGGAGATGTTCTGCTTGTGAACCGTTCAGATGTGATGTTGACATCTCTCATTCTGGTGATAAACACGGTTTTGATATCGCTGTTTAGATGGGAAATCAAGTATTTCATCGTGGACGAGAAAATGGCCCGGTTCTACGGTATAAAGACAGGCCTTGTGCGTCTTCTGATCACCTCTTTCATAGCGATCACCGTGGTTGCAACTGTCAAAGTGGTGGGTGTCATTCTCACGGGGGCCCTTTTGATACTTCCCGGCCTGGTTGCCAGAACATTTGGAAAATCTTTCAAATCGCTGATTTTGATATCTACTGTGTTCAACGTACTCACCTTCTTCTCTGGGTTTCTTGTTGCCTACATCCTCAACCTGCCACCCGGTCCCGTCATCGTGATAGTTGCTTTCGTTTCCTTCATTCCAATGTTAAAATTTTCTTGA
- a CDS encoding metal ABC transporter ATP-binding protein — translation MKIIEVKGLTYRVRNFEILKNITFSVEKGEFVGIIGPNGAGKTTLVKILVGEIKDYEGKVVIRGRIGYLPQTQEVQREFPMTVREFAAMGMYGRSKRIDWEKVRSTLIGVGISHKENDLIRNLSGGEFQRLSLARALLSEPDILVLDEPEAGVDEMGKAAFYELLNRLRKERNITVVMVSHDIGMVFRECTTVMCLNRTLHCHGPTETISPDDLKKIFTDFDIWIRGPRHYEIFHREGKN, via the coding sequence ATGAAGATCATAGAAGTGAAAGGCCTCACCTACAGAGTCAGGAATTTTGAGATACTGAAGAACATAACATTTTCCGTCGAAAAAGGAGAATTCGTTGGAATAATCGGCCCAAACGGTGCAGGAAAGACCACCCTGGTGAAAATCCTGGTGGGGGAAATAAAAGACTATGAAGGAAAGGTTGTGATAAGAGGAAGGATAGGATACCTTCCACAGACTCAAGAGGTTCAGAGGGAGTTTCCCATGACTGTGAGAGAGTTTGCCGCTATGGGAATGTACGGAAGGTCAAAAAGAATCGACTGGGAAAAGGTGAGATCCACTCTGATCGGCGTTGGGATCTCCCACAAAGAAAACGATCTCATAAGAAACCTCTCTGGGGGGGAGTTCCAGAGATTGTCCCTTGCAAGGGCATTGCTCTCTGAACCGGACATCCTCGTGCTCGACGAACCAGAGGCCGGTGTGGACGAAATGGGGAAAGCTGCGTTCTACGAACTCTTGAACAGATTGAGGAAAGAAAGGAACATCACGGTTGTGATGGTCAGCCATGACATCGGCATGGTCTTCAGAGAATGTACCACGGTCATGTGTCTCAACAGGACCCTTCACTGCCACGGCCCAACGGAAACCATCAGCCCGGATGATTTGAAGAAGATCTTCACAGATTTCGACATCTGGATCAGAGGACCGAGACACTACGAGATATTTCACAGGGAGGGAAAAAATTGA
- a CDS encoding metal ABC transporter substrate-binding protein translates to MILMKRLFFVLILTLGLLAFSEKVVVTINPYYLLVSQILGDDSNVVLLVPPNANPHLFSLKPTDARTLEEADLIVANGMGLEPYLKRYSEKTVYVSDFIPEILLEGENPHVWLDPFFLKYHIVPGLYRVLSERFPEKRQEIEQNTKNLIEELNEVIMESFRIFSPHRGKIVVMSHPSFLYLFEEFGLKLLSLSSGHEHAASFSTIREILEKKNQIVALFREPQQPGEMLSSLEKELKMNSFVLDPLGTGGERTISELLKKNLKTIEEALR, encoded by the coding sequence GTGATCCTCATGAAAAGATTGTTCTTCGTTCTGATACTCACGCTCGGTTTGCTCGCTTTTTCTGAAAAGGTTGTGGTCACGATAAATCCGTACTATTTGCTTGTCTCTCAGATTCTGGGAGACGATTCCAATGTGGTTCTTCTTGTTCCACCGAATGCGAATCCACATCTTTTCTCACTGAAACCAACCGACGCCAGAACGCTGGAAGAGGCAGATCTGATAGTGGCGAACGGAATGGGCCTTGAACCTTATCTGAAAAGATACAGTGAAAAGACCGTGTATGTTTCAGACTTCATCCCTGAGATACTCCTGGAAGGTGAGAACCCTCATGTATGGCTCGATCCTTTCTTCCTCAAGTACCACATCGTTCCAGGGCTGTACAGAGTACTTTCTGAGAGGTTCCCGGAAAAACGTCAAGAAATAGAACAAAACACAAAGAACCTCATCGAAGAGTTGAACGAGGTGATCATGGAGTCTTTCAGAATTTTCTCCCCGCACAGAGGAAAAATCGTGGTCATGTCACACCCAAGTTTTCTGTATCTGTTCGAGGAGTTCGGACTGAAACTTCTTTCTCTTTCCAGCGGGCACGAACACGCAGCGAGTTTCTCCACGATCAGAGAGATCCTCGAAAAGAAAAATCAAATAGTGGCACTGTTCAGAGAACCCCAGCAACCGGGTGAGATGTTGTCATCCCTCGAAAAGGAACTGAAGATGAATAGTTTCGTACTGGACCCACTCGGAACAGGTGGAGAGAGGACCATCTCGGAACTTTTGAAGAAGAACCTGAAAACGATCGAGGAGGCACTGAGATGA
- a CDS encoding Fur family transcriptional regulator yields MRMTENRKKILKIIEESKIPLTAEEIYKKTGVNLSTVYRALKFLEERKLVGSFSVNRGVRYFFRRDNHYHFMVCERCGKLFPFEECARELIDALQKKYRFSEESHLFLIYGICESCRR; encoded by the coding sequence ATGAGAATGACAGAGAACAGAAAGAAAATACTGAAGATCATCGAAGAGTCGAAAATTCCCCTCACAGCGGAAGAGATCTACAAGAAGACTGGGGTGAATCTTTCCACAGTCTACAGGGCGTTGAAATTCCTGGAGGAAAGAAAGCTCGTCGGCTCTTTCAGTGTGAACAGAGGAGTGAGGTACTTTTTCAGAAGAGACAACCACTACCACTTCATGGTATGTGAAAGATGTGGAAAGCTCTTTCCGTTCGAAGAGTGTGCCAGAGAACTCATCGATGCGCTCCAGAAAAAGTACCGTTTTTCAGAGGAAAGTCACCTGTTCTTGATATACGGTATCTGTGAAAGCTGCAGGAGGTGA
- a CDS encoding KamA family radical SAM protein, with protein sequence MKVRYYTSVTQVEQLSPEEKEKLKRVEERFRFRANSYYLGLINWSDPDDPIRKIIIPEEDELEEWGSLDASSERSYTVAKGLQHKYPDTALFLVNDVCGGFCRFCFRKRLFINVGAEVIRDITPQLDYIRSHKEITNVLLTGGDPLLLSTEKLEKIIGSLREIDHVHIIRIGSKIPAFNPYRIIDDPELLRMIRKYSTKEKKIYVMTQFNHSKELTEEAIEAVNLLKDAGAVLCNQTPLLRGINDSPETLGELLDRLSFVGVTPYYVFQNRPVSGNRKFAVPIEKGYEIFTKAISNLSGVAKRVRYVMSHRTGKIEIAALTKNFIVFKYHRAHDEENRRKVMVYRRNPNALWFDDYTELIEEYTV encoded by the coding sequence TTGAAGGTCAGATACTATACGAGTGTGACACAGGTAGAACAACTGAGTCCTGAAGAGAAAGAGAAACTGAAGAGAGTGGAAGAGAGATTCAGATTCAGGGCGAATTCCTACTATCTTGGCCTCATCAACTGGTCGGATCCGGATGATCCGATCAGAAAGATCATCATACCTGAAGAGGATGAACTCGAAGAATGGGGATCACTGGACGCATCCAGTGAAAGGTCTTACACGGTTGCCAAGGGGCTTCAGCACAAGTATCCCGACACAGCTCTTTTTCTCGTAAACGATGTGTGTGGAGGATTTTGTAGATTCTGTTTCAGAAAAAGGCTTTTCATAAACGTTGGAGCCGAGGTGATACGGGACATCACGCCCCAGCTCGATTACATCCGCTCACATAAAGAGATAACGAACGTTTTGCTCACGGGTGGTGATCCTCTGCTTCTGTCCACGGAGAAACTGGAGAAGATCATTGGCTCCCTGAGAGAAATTGATCATGTTCATATAATAAGAATTGGAAGCAAGATCCCGGCGTTCAATCCCTACAGGATAATCGATGATCCCGAACTTTTGAGAATGATCAGAAAGTACAGCACGAAGGAGAAGAAAATATATGTGATGACGCAGTTCAACCATTCAAAGGAGTTGACAGAAGAGGCAATAGAAGCGGTGAATCTTTTGAAGGATGCGGGAGCAGTTCTCTGCAATCAGACACCTCTTCTGAGAGGGATAAACGACTCACCGGAAACCCTGGGAGAGCTTCTTGACAGGTTATCCTTTGTTGGAGTGACACCTTACTACGTGTTTCAAAACAGGCCGGTCTCTGGAAACAGAAAGTTTGCTGTGCCAATCGAGAAAGGGTACGAGATCTTCACAAAAGCTATTTCGAACCTCTCCGGTGTTGCCAAGAGGGTAAGGTACGTGATGTCTCACAGAACGGGCAAAATAGAGATAGCGGCTCTGACAAAGAATTTCATCGTTTTCAAGTATCATAGAGCACACGACGAAGAAAACAGAAGAAAGGTGATGGTCTACAGGAGAAACCCGAACGCCCTCTGGTTCGACGATTACACAGAATTGATAGAAGAATACACGGTTTGA
- a CDS encoding nitroreductase family protein, giving the protein MLYDLAKKRKTVRRFKKEKPPLEDLIYSLKVANEAPSGMNAQPWRFLIVEDEKLKGQIRRVCERSEKTFYENVRGRLKEWLDEKRFTWRKPFLKEAPYLLLVFSEKSAPYSRESVWLAVGYLLLALEEKGLGSVPYTPPDFREVEKLVNTPSELRLEVILPVGYPDDPKPKYPRNEVIVRYNTF; this is encoded by the coding sequence ATGCTGTACGATCTTGCAAAGAAGAGAAAGACCGTTCGAAGGTTCAAAAAAGAAAAGCCACCTCTTGAAGACCTGATTTACTCGCTAAAAGTGGCAAACGAAGCCCCTTCTGGCATGAACGCCCAGCCCTGGAGATTCCTCATCGTGGAAGATGAAAAACTGAAAGGACAGATCAGAAGAGTCTGTGAAAGATCTGAAAAGACTTTCTACGAAAATGTGAGGGGAAGATTGAAAGAGTGGCTCGATGAAAAAAGATTTACATGGAGAAAACCTTTTCTGAAAGAAGCACCTTACCTTTTGCTTGTCTTTTCGGAAAAGAGCGCACCATACTCGAGAGAGTCAGTCTGGCTTGCCGTTGGATACCTTCTTCTTGCCTTGGAAGAAAAAGGACTGGGGAGTGTTCCCTACACTCCTCCAGACTTCAGAGAAGTGGAAAAACTCGTGAACACTCCCTCTGAGTTGAGACTTGAAGTGATCCTTCCCGTCGGGTACCCGGACGATCCAAAACCAAAGTATCCAAGAAACGAAGTGATCGTGAGATACAACACGTTCTAA
- a CDS encoding acetamidase/formamidase family protein, protein MKIVSSQKHVYSFSEHMTPAEEVQPGEQVVFETIDALGGNYEKIDFSKVNPATGPVYVNGAKPGDTLVVRIKRIELPKKGVIVTGKGFGVLGDEIEGFHTKELEIERWAVLFDHIRIPIHPMIGVIGVAPAEGEYPTGTAHRHGGNMDTREITEGSAVYLPVFHEGALLALGDVHAAMADGEVCVSACEVSAKVVVEVDITREEIKWPMVETKDSYYIVVSLPDIEEALKEVTGEAVWFIQRRKTIPFKDAYMIASLCVDIGISQLVNPSKTVKARIPKYIFSEV, encoded by the coding sequence GTGAAGATCGTTTCATCTCAGAAACACGTTTATTCTTTTTCAGAACATATGACACCGGCAGAAGAGGTGCAGCCAGGTGAACAGGTGGTTTTCGAAACGATCGATGCCCTTGGGGGAAACTACGAAAAGATCGATTTTTCAAAGGTGAATCCCGCCACAGGACCTGTCTACGTCAACGGAGCAAAACCCGGTGACACACTGGTCGTCCGGATCAAGAGGATCGAGCTTCCAAAGAAGGGTGTGATCGTAACCGGGAAAGGGTTCGGTGTTCTTGGGGATGAGATAGAAGGATTTCACACGAAAGAACTGGAGATAGAAAGGTGGGCAGTCCTCTTCGATCACATCAGAATACCCATTCATCCAATGATCGGAGTGATCGGTGTCGCTCCAGCCGAGGGAGAATACCCCACAGGGACCGCCCACAGACATGGAGGAAACATGGACACAAGAGAGATCACAGAAGGATCCGCAGTCTATCTTCCCGTTTTCCACGAGGGTGCACTGCTTGCCCTCGGAGATGTTCACGCAGCGATGGCAGATGGTGAAGTCTGTGTTTCTGCGTGTGAAGTCTCTGCGAAAGTGGTCGTGGAGGTAGATATCACCAGAGAAGAAATCAAATGGCCCATGGTGGAAACAAAAGATTCCTATTACATTGTTGTTTCACTACCAGATATCGAGGAAGCCCTGAAAGAAGTAACAGGAGAAGCAGTATGGTTCATTCAAAGAAGAAAGACCATACCGTTCAAGGACGCCTACATGATCGCAAGCCTCTGTGTGGACATCGGGATTTCCCAGCTGGTGAATCCCAGCAAAACTGTGAAGGCACGTATCCCGAAGTACATCTTCTCGGAGGTTTGA